The following coding sequences lie in one Eriocheir sinensis breed Jianghai 21 chromosome 19, ASM2467909v1, whole genome shotgun sequence genomic window:
- the LOC127000547 gene encoding pro-resilin-like — protein sequence MAAKLSLLLLGLAATLASTDATSYGTTQQNAAPANYDFNWAVNDAPSGNNYGQQESRQGDNTKGSYYVQLPDGRLQRVDYTVSGDSGFVAQVTYEGEAQFPQQRYGAPTTRPTQGYGR from the exons ATGGCCGCAAAG ctctccctcctcctcctgggcctcGCCGCCACCCTCGCGAGCACCGATGCCACCTCCTACGGGACAACCCAGCAAAACGCCGCCCCCGCCAACTATGACTTCAACTGGGCCGTCAACGACGCGCCCTCCGGCAACAACTACGGCCAGCAGGAGTCCCGCCAGGGCGACAACACGAAGGGATCCTACTACGTGCAGCTGCCCGACGGCCGCCTCCAGCGCGTCGACTACACCGTCAGCGGCGACTCCGGCTTCGTGGCGCAGGTCACCTACGAAGGCGAGGCCCAGTTCCCCCAACAGAGATACGGCGCCCCCACCACCAGACCCACGCAGGGCTACGGCCGCTAG
- the LOC127000548 gene encoding cuticle protein 19.8-like yields MAAKLSLLLLGLAATLASTAATSYGPTQQNAAPANYDFNWAVNDAPSSNNYGQQESRQGDNTKGSYYVQLPDGRLQRVDYTVSGDSGFVAQVTYEGEAQFPQQRYGAPTTRPTQGYGR; encoded by the exons ATGGCCGCAAAG ctctccctcctcctcctgggcctcGCCGCCACCCTCGCGAGCACCGCTGCCACCTCCTACGGGCCCACCCAGCAAAACGCCGCCCCCGCCAACTATGACTTCAACTGGGCCGTCAACGACGCGCCCTCCAGCAACAACTACGGCCAGCAGGAGTCCCGCCAGGGCGACAACACGAAGGGATCCTACTACGTGCAGCTGCCCGACGGCCGCCTCCAGCGCGTCGACTACACCGTCAGCGGCGACTCCGGCTTCGTGGCGCAGGTCACCTACGAAGGCGAggcccagttcccccagcagagATACGGCGCCCCCACCACCAGACCCACGCAGGGCTACGGCCGCTAG
- the LOC127000947 gene encoding cuticle protein 19.8-like, with translation THTLTPSFTRPQLSLLLLGLAATLASTAATSYGPTQQNAAPANYDFNWAVNDAPSSNNYGQQESRQGDNTKGSYYVQLPDGRLQRVDYTVSGDSGFVAQVTYEGEAQFPQQRYGAPTTRPTQGYGR, from the coding sequence acacacacactaaccccttCCTTTACACGCCCacagctctccctcctcctcctgggcctcGCCGCCACCCTCGCGAGCACCGCTGCCACCTCCTACGGGCCCACCCAGCAAAACGCCGCCCCCGCCAACTATGACTTCAACTGGGCCGTCAACGACGCGCCCTCCAGCAACAACTACGGCCAGCAGGAGTCCCGCCAGGGCGACAACACCAAGGGATCCTACTACGTGCAGCTGCCCGACGGCCGCCTCCAGCGCGTCGACTACACCGTCAGCGGCGACTCCGGCTTCGTGGCGCAGGTCACCTACGAAGGCGAggcccagttcccccagcagagATACGGCGCCCCCACCACCAGACCCACGCAGGGCTACGGCCGCTAG
- the LOC127000948 gene encoding pro-resilin-like codes for MAAKTHTHTLTPSFTRPQLSLLLLGLAATLASTDATSYGPTQQNAAPANYDFNWAVNDAPSSNNYGQQESRQGDNTKGSYYVQLPDGRLQRVDYTVSGDSGFVAQVTYEGEAQFPQQRYGAPTTRPTQGYGR; via the exons ATGGCCGCAAAG actcacacacacacactaaccccttCCTTTACACGCCCacagctctccctcctcctcctgggcctcGCCGCCACCCTCGCGAGCACCGATGCCACCTCCTACGGGCCCACCCAGCAAAACGCCGCCCCCGCCAACTATGACTTCAACTGGGCCGTCAACGACGCGCCCTCCAGCAACAACTACGGCCAGCAGGAGTCCCGCCAGGGCGACAACACGAAGGGATCCTACTACGTGCAGCTGCCCGACGGCCGCCTCCAGCGCGTCGACTACACCGTCAGCGGCGACTCCGGCTTCGTGGCGCAGGTCACCTACGAAGGCGAGGCCCAGTTCCCCCAACAGAGATACGGCGCCCCCACCACCAGACCCACGCAGGGCTACGGCCGCTAG